From the genome of Hymenobacter cellulosilyticus, one region includes:
- a CDS encoding hydroxymethylglutaryl-CoA lyase, producing MKLIECPRDAMQGLTEFIPTATKISYLNALLRVGFDTLDFGSFVSPKAIPQLRDTAEVLAGLDLSQTRTKLLAIVANLRGAETAAAFPEIQYIGFPLSVSETFQLRNTNKTIPEALSELNAMQELCQKSGKTLVTYLSMGFGNPYGDPWSPETVAEFTQTLADMDVRVVALSDTIGASNPDTIEPLFRQLIPAFPRIEFGAHLHTTPTTWREKVHAAYSAGCRRFDGALGGIGGCPMAADQLTGNMPTENLVAYFSEVGEETGLDPKGLTQAWQAAGSVFHF from the coding sequence ATGAAGCTCATCGAATGCCCCCGCGACGCCATGCAGGGCCTGACCGAGTTTATTCCCACTGCCACCAAAATCAGCTACCTCAACGCCCTGCTGCGCGTGGGTTTTGATACGCTCGATTTCGGCTCCTTTGTCTCGCCCAAGGCCATTCCGCAGCTGCGCGACACGGCCGAAGTTCTGGCCGGGCTCGATCTAAGCCAGACCCGCACCAAGCTGCTGGCCATTGTGGCCAACCTGCGCGGGGCCGAAACGGCCGCCGCCTTTCCCGAAATTCAGTACATCGGCTTCCCGCTGTCGGTGTCCGAAACCTTTCAGCTGCGCAACACCAACAAGACCATTCCCGAGGCCCTGAGTGAGCTAAACGCCATGCAGGAGCTGTGCCAGAAGTCGGGCAAAACGCTGGTGACCTACCTGTCCATGGGCTTCGGCAACCCCTACGGCGACCCGTGGAGCCCCGAAACCGTAGCCGAGTTTACCCAAACCCTGGCCGACATGGACGTGCGCGTGGTGGCCCTCTCAGATACCATCGGCGCCTCGAACCCGGACACCATCGAGCCCCTGTTTCGCCAGTTGATTCCGGCCTTTCCCCGCATCGAGTTTGGGGCCCACCTGCACACCACGCCCACTACCTGGCGCGAGAAGGTGCATGCGGCCTACTCGGCCGGCTGCCGTCGCTTCGACGGGGCCCTGGGCGGCATCGGGGGCTGCCCCATGGCCGCCGACCAGCTTACTGGCAACATGCCCACGGAGAATCTGGTGGCCTACTTCTCTGAAGTCGGGGAGGAAACCGGCCTCGACCCCAAAGGCCTGACCCAGGCCTGGCAGGCAGCCGGCTCGGTGTTTCATTTCTAA
- the dapA gene encoding 4-hydroxy-tetrahydrodipicolinate synthase, whose product MPEADPDQARCIFATELPSHKTTANSPHGQTSRHGRCAHHALHPAPDHAVDYPALRRLLDFNIEGGVEYLVINGTTAESPTTTAEEKAEILRVVKEHVAGRVPLVYGIGGNDTAGLEILLRTTDLTGITAILSASPAYNKPSQQGIIQHYLRLADLSPLPIILYNVPGRTSSNLTAETTLRLAQHPNIIGIKEASGNLEQCMVIAARKPEAFMLISGDDMLTTPMISFGAEGVISVLGNAYPKRMSDMTRLALQGDYAAATKLLFELLPLNPLMYEEANPVGIKAVLEALGLCSPAARLPLLEATEGLKQRIQKLL is encoded by the coding sequence ATGCCGGAAGCCGACCCTGACCAAGCGCGTTGTATCTTCGCCACGGAGCTTCCAAGTCACAAAACAACAGCTAATTCCCCGCATGGACAAACTTCGCGGCACGGGCGTTGCGCTCATCACGCCCTTCACCCCGCCCCCGACCACGCCGTCGACTACCCCGCCCTGCGTCGCCTGCTCGATTTCAATATTGAAGGTGGCGTGGAATACCTCGTCATAAACGGCACCACGGCCGAGTCGCCCACAACGACGGCCGAGGAGAAAGCCGAGATTCTACGCGTCGTAAAAGAGCATGTGGCCGGCCGCGTGCCGCTCGTGTACGGCATCGGCGGCAATGACACGGCCGGCCTCGAAATCCTGCTGCGCACCACCGACCTAACCGGCATCACGGCCATTCTCTCGGCCAGCCCGGCCTACAACAAACCCAGTCAGCAGGGCATCATCCAGCACTACCTGCGCCTGGCCGATCTGAGCCCGCTGCCCATCATCCTCTACAACGTGCCCGGCCGCACCAGCTCCAATCTGACGGCCGAAACCACCTTGCGCCTGGCCCAGCATCCCAACATTATCGGTATCAAGGAAGCCAGCGGCAACCTGGAACAGTGCATGGTCATTGCCGCCCGCAAGCCCGAGGCCTTTATGCTCATCAGCGGCGACGATATGCTGACCACGCCCATGATTTCGTTCGGGGCCGAGGGCGTTATCAGCGTGCTGGGCAATGCCTACCCCAAGCGCATGAGCGACATGACCCGCCTGGCCCTGCAGGGCGATTATGCGGCGGCTACCAAGCTGCTATTTGAGCTGCTGCCCCTGAACCCGCTGATGTACGAGGAAGCTAACCCCGTGGGCATCAAAGCCGTGCTCGAAGCGCTGGGCCTATGCTCCCCGGCCGCCCGCCTGCCCCTGCTCGAAGCCACCGAAGGCTTGAAGCAGCGGATTCAGAAGCTGCTGTGA
- a CDS encoding polysaccharide deacetylase family protein → MNLFRTPLFAAAAALAASSFLTACDTKPATASEGGSPTAETVATDSAATAAAMSGTTATATEEANATPAPDPSSIPANKIADAATITARPQVPILCYHQIRDWRAKDSKGAKDYIVPVQQFKDQIKMLADSGYHTILPDQLYAYLTTGAKLPSKPIMLTFDDTDLDQFTVAKPTLDKYGYKAVYFIMTVSLGRPNYMSKAQVKQLSDEGNVIGSHTWDHHNVKKYQGEDWVTQIEKPTKTLEEITGKDIKYFAYPFGLWNPEAIPQLKQRGMVAAFVLAEKRDQNDPLFTIRRIIASGYWKPRTLHNSIVQSF, encoded by the coding sequence ATGAATTTGTTCCGTACCCCGCTTTTCGCGGCCGCCGCAGCCCTGGCAGCCAGCTCATTTCTCACCGCCTGCGACACCAAGCCCGCCACCGCCTCCGAAGGCGGCAGCCCCACGGCCGAAACCGTAGCCACTGATTCGGCCGCCACCGCCGCGGCTATGTCGGGCACCACGGCCACCGCTACCGAGGAAGCCAACGCCACCCCGGCTCCCGACCCGAGCAGCATTCCGGCCAATAAAATTGCCGACGCGGCGACCATCACCGCCCGCCCCCAGGTGCCGATTCTGTGCTACCACCAGATTCGCGACTGGCGCGCCAAGGACTCGAAAGGTGCTAAGGACTACATCGTTCCGGTGCAGCAGTTCAAGGACCAGATCAAGATGCTGGCCGACTCGGGCTACCACACCATTCTGCCTGATCAACTCTACGCTTACTTGACAACGGGCGCCAAGCTGCCGAGCAAGCCCATCATGCTCACCTTCGACGACACGGACCTTGACCAGTTCACGGTGGCCAAGCCCACACTCGATAAGTACGGCTACAAGGCCGTGTATTTCATCATGACCGTGAGCCTGGGCCGGCCCAACTACATGAGCAAGGCGCAGGTAAAGCAGCTCTCGGACGAGGGCAACGTCATTGGCTCCCACACCTGGGACCACCACAACGTAAAGAAGTACCAGGGCGAGGACTGGGTGACTCAGATCGAGAAGCCCACCAAAACCCTGGAGGAAATCACCGGGAAGGACATTAAGTATTTCGCCTACCCCTTCGGCCTGTGGAACCCCGAGGCCATTCCGCAGCTCAAACAGCGCGGTATGGTAGCCGCCTTCGTGCTGGCCGAGAAGCGCGACCAAAACGACCCGCTGTTCACCATCCGCCGCATCATTGCCAGCGGCTACTGGAAGCCCCGCACCCTGCACAACAGCATCGTACAGAGCTTCTAA